The sequence TGCACCGGTTGTGCACTCTGCGCTCAGGTCTGTCCTGAAAACGCCATTCGTCCTGTAAAAACAAACGATAAGTAAAATCCCCGAGGGAAACAAGATATGAAAGTAATCAGATTAATGATCGTGGCCGTAGGTGGTCAGGGAAATCTCCTGGCTACCAAAGTACTTGGAGAGGCTGCACTTCTTGCTGGGATCCCCTTTAGAATGAGTGAAATCCATGGTATGGCTCAGCGGGGTGGTGTGGTTGAATCAGCAATGATTTTCGGGGATGCCAAAAGCTCGCTTATTTCCGATGGTGAGGCTGATATTCTCGCCGGTTTTGAACCCCTTGAGACCCTGCGCGCATTAGGAAAATGTAACAAAAAAACTGTAGTTATAACGAACTCTGCACCAATACCGCCATTTGCAGCGGCTGTCGGGTGGTCTGCCTATCCGGGTCCGGAGGATTTGCAGATACAGATACTGGACATGGCTGGAAGCCTGAATAGTTTTGACGCTACAACTCTTGCCATTGAGGCCGGTAATGTCATGGCTGTAAATATGGTTATTCTTGGTGCGTTAGCCGGCACCGATCTGCTTCCCGTTTCTGCTGAAAACATCAGGGAGACGATTCGCAACAAAACCCGAAAGAATTTTATTGATGTCAACCTCAAAGCCTTTGACCTGGGTTTCAAGCAGTAACCTTAAAAGCTACATGAGGAAATGACCCTATGTTACTCAATGGTACTTCCGAAGCAGAACAGGGAAAGACAGTGTACCTGGAAAAGATATGCGAGATATCAAGCCGTTTAGTCATCGGCATAAACAGCATATTTGTCCGAAAAATGAACGATAAACCACTGCTGTCTGCCTGTGAAAATAAGTTGGTTGAAGGAAAGTATCTCCAGGAGGATTTCCAGTATGTCCTTATCTGGAACCGTGGTGTTATTGCCAGTATGGTGGCAGAGCAGGCGTATGAAGTCGGAAAAAAAGTTATTTTTGTCCACGACGGTAAAGATGCCAGACCAGATAGAAGTGATGGGGATCTCATCTTTACTGCTCCATATTCTGCCACACCTGAACAGAAAGGCCGTGGGGATCGACCAGATATCACAGCGCTCGACCAGCTACTGCTGTTTTTAAAGAACCATAATATTCCGCTTGATCAGATTGTCCTCCATCCGGGGTATGGATTTAATTCGGAAGATCCTGTGTTTTTTGAGGCGTTGGAGAAGAGAGAAATCCGTTTCCTGGGTGCCGGCAGCAAACACATTGATTTCATAGGCAACAAAGTCAATGCCAATAAGATCGCAGCCCAAACAAGCATAAAACCACCAGGGTCCAGTGGAAGGATAGAGACCGTAAACCAGGCCCTGACTTTTTTTCAGCTGTGCCACAAGGACGGGATACAAAAAATAGTCTTAAAAGATGCATATGGAGGCGGTGGCTCAGGACAAAAACTCATTGCAGTTGATGATCCTCAGGCGGAGAATATAATCGTACAGACTGTAAATGAATGGCTGGATAAAGGAACGACCTTCAGTATCGATCAGTGGATTGAAAAAAGCAGGCATATCGAGATGCAGGTAATGGTGGACCAGGGCGGCAACGTTCGCTTTGGTTCTCCCCGTGACTGCACCATGCAACGTGCAAAGCAGAAGATCATTGAAGAGACAGCCTCGATCACCCTGTCCCAGGAACTGCAACTGCGGGAATCCATCCAA comes from Desulfocapsa sulfexigens DSM 10523 and encodes:
- a CDS encoding indolepyruvate oxidoreductase subunit beta yields the protein MKVIRLMIVAVGGQGNLLATKVLGEAALLAGIPFRMSEIHGMAQRGGVVESAMIFGDAKSSLISDGEADILAGFEPLETLRALGKCNKKTVVITNSAPIPPFAAAVGWSAYPGPEDLQIQILDMAGSLNSFDATTLAIEAGNVMAVNMVILGALAGTDLLPVSAENIRETIRNKTRKNFIDVNLKAFDLGFKQ